The Cellulomonas flavigena DSM 20109 DNA segment GGTGCGGACGGTGGCGAGTCGAGAGTCGTCCCGTCGTCGGCCACGAGCGCGACGGTGACGGTGTACTGCCGGGCAGGGTCGAGCGTCCAGCCGTCGGCCGCACCGAAGCTGCGGCAGAACTCCCGCGGCGCACCGCACCGTGACAGGTCGTCCCGCCCGAGGTCGGCCGAGACCTGCTGGGTGCCGGCCTCGACGTCGGTGACGGTGGCGCGCCACCGCGCCCACGAGGTCGGGTCGCCGTCCGCCACGTCCGCGTCGAAGTAGACGACGAGCGACGTGTCGCCCAGCAGGTAGCCGGGGCGCACGACGAGGTCGCGAGCACCGCCGTCGGCGAGCACGCGGGCCGCGGTGCCGGCCACCGTCCGGCCCTCCCCGCTGAACGACGAGCCGGTCGGTCGGGCCAGCTGTGTCTGATCGGGGACTCCGGCACCGGCAAGTCCCCGGGAGCAGCGGCGGGTTCACCGGCGCCTGCTCGGCCACCGGCACGGCCGGCGGCTCGACCGGGACGTCGTCGGGCTCGCCGTGGCGGACCGCGTTGCGCGGCAGCGGCCGCTGGACGGGTGCGGCGCCGTCCGCCGCGACGGGAGCGTCCGGTGCCGGCTCGGCCGCGGCGAGCGGCGGGGCCAGCACCACGCCGGTGACGAGAACCACCGGGGCGAGGACGGACGCGGTGAACGAGCGCAGGACGGACCTGTACGGGCGTGCGGACATGCGGAGTACCCCCTGCGCACGCCGACGTCGCCGTCACCGCGCCTCGCGACCGCCCCCTGCAGCGGTCGAGCCGGTCACACCCAAGGGGGCGGAGGTCGCCGACGGCCAGCGGCTGCCCGCATCGCGAGATGTCCACAGGCCGGCGGACGGCCACTCCTTCCGACGCCGGCCGGCCCCGCATTCGAACGTTCCACCAGGTAGGGGTGCACGAAGTTCGCAGTTTGCGAGCGCGCGAGTTATCCACATTCGCGGAGTTTCGATGAGAGAACTCTCATCACCGCCAGGCGGTGGCGACCGGGCCTGTCGCCGCACTTCGTCCGCGACGGTCGGACACCGCGGACCCGATCCTCATGGGGCACGCGCACCACGTCGTGGCCTCGAGCCAACGCCCCGGTCGCGGAGCAAGCGCCCCGCGGCCGGGCGGATCAGGCCGGCGGATCAGGCCGAGACGTGCTTCTCCGGGATCGGCGCGTCGCCCGATGCCCGCTGCCCGCGGTAGTACGCCCGCGCCTCGTCCTGCCGCTGCCGCTCCTGACCGGACGCGATCGGCGCACGCAGGTGCTCCGGCCCGTACCCGAACGCGTCGACGAGGTCCTGCGCGTGCGGCCGCAGCCGGACCAGCAGGCGCTCGATGTACGACGTCACGGCCCGCGCACGGCCCGCGGACAGGCGCCCGTTGACGAGGTACCAGGCGAGGTTCCGCTCGACGAGCGTGAGCCCGAACAGGTCCCGCACCCACGTGAGCACCTGCCGCGTGCCCGGGTCCTCGACACGCTCGACGGCCCGCGTGAACGCCTCCCACTGCACGCGCTCGGCGTGCGCACGCGCCGCCTCGATCAGCTCGTGCTGGTGCGCGTTGAACAGCTCGGCGGCCTTCTCAGGGGCCATCTTGCGGGCCGGCGCGAGGGCCTGCGCCACCTGCGCGACCATCGTCTCGACGCGGTCCGTCAGCAGCTCGCGCTGGGTGTCGGTGTCGCGCAGCTGTCCGACGGACCGGCGCGCGTCACCCCGGTCCCCCAGGGTCTGCACGGCCCGCACCAGCGGCGTGCGGTGCATCGCGACGTCGGTGACGCGGTCGACGACGAACCGCGCGAGGTCGCCACGGTCCGACTGCAGGGCCTTGAGCGACTTGGCGTAGTCGCCGAGCAGGCGCTTGGCGACGAGCTGGTAGAGCACGGTGTTGTCACCCTCGAACGTCGCGTACACGTCGAGGTCGGCGTGCAGGCCCGTCAGCCGGTTCTCGGCCATGAACCCTGCGCCGCCGCACGCCTCGCGGCACTCCTGGATCGTGCGCAGCGCGTTCCAGGTCGACGTGGGCTTGAGCGCGGCCGCGAGCGTCTCGAGGTCCTCGCGCTGCTCCGGGGTGTCGCCGCGGCCGGAGAACACCTCGTCGAACGCCGCGAGCAGCTCCTCGTGCGCGAACGACGTGGCGTACGCGTCGGCGAGCAGCGGCAGCAGGCGACGCTGGTGCTGGCCGTAGTCGAGCAGGACGACCTCGTCGCCCGTGCCGCCCGCGAACTGCCGGCGCTGGTTGGCGTAGGTCACCGCGATGGCCAGCGCGATCTTGCTCGCGTTCGCCGCCGCGCCGTCGAGCGACACACGGCCCTGCACGAGCGTGCCGAGCATCGTGAAGAACCGGCGCCCGGGGCTCTTGATGGGCGAGGAGTAGGTGCCGTCGGGCGCGACGTCGCCGTACCGGTTGAGCAGGTTGGTGCGCGGCACGCGGACGTGCGTGAAGTGCAGCCGACCGTTGTCGATGCCGTTGAGGCCGCCCTTGACCCCGTCGTCCTCGCCGCCGATGCCGGGCAGGAACTCCATCGTGGCCGGGTCGCGCAGCGGCACGTAGAACGCGTGCACGCCGTGGTTGACGCGCGGCCCGCCGGGCGCCGCGGTGATCAGCTGCGCGAACACCACCGCCGCGGTGCCGTGCACGGCCGCGTTGCCCAGGTAGTCCTTCCACGCCGCGCGGAACGGCGTGTGGAGGACGAACTCCTCGCTCGCGGGGTCGTACTCGGCCGTGGTGCCGATCGACGCGACGTCCGAGCCGTGCCCCGCCTCCGTCATCGCGAACGCGCCCGGCACCCGCAGGTGCATCGCGTCGGCGAGGAGCGTGTCGTGGTGGTGCTGCGTGCCCAGGTGCAGGATCGCCGAGGCGAACAGCCCCCACTGCACGCCGGCCTTGATCTGCAGCGACGGGTCGCCGGCCACGAGCTCCTCGAACTTGGCGAGCGAGCCGCCGTGGTCGTCGGCACCACCCAGGTGCGCCGGGAAGGACCGCAGCACCTCGTGCTCGGACACCAGGCGGCGCAGCTGCTGCAGCACCCGTTCGCGGTGCTCAGCCATCGGGAGGCCCTCGATCTTCTGGAAGTCGGGGTCGGCCGTGATGGCGCGCGCCTCCCGCCGCAGCTGCGCATAGGTGCCCAGCAGCATCTCCTCGAGCGCGGCGACGTCGACGCGGGGCGCTGCGGCGGCGTCCGTCGGCGGGACGGTCGGGCGGTCGGTCGTGGTCGTCATCGCTGCTCCCTGGGGGTGGGGGCGGCCTCGTCGCCGCCGGTGGGGTGCTGGGCCGCCGGGTGGGCGGGTGCGGTGGTGGGGGTGGTGGTGCTGCGCGGGTGCTCGCGGGCGAGCAGGCCGACGGGCCCGGCCCACAGCCAGGCGGCGACCTGGGCGGTGAGGGTCTCGCGGTCGGGGGTGCCGGGCTCGCCGCGGTGCGCGAGCCACCACTCGCCGGCGCCCCGGACGAAGCCGACGGCGCCGGCCCCCCACGCGTCGGCGAGGGCGGCGGCGCGCTGCTCCTCGTCGTCGGCGGCCTCCTCGGTGAGGGCGCGGGCGAACGGGGCGGCGACGAGCGCGGTGACAGCGTCGAGGAAGTGGCCGAGGGGTCCGCCGGACTCGACCGACCCGTCGCGCGTGACGAACGCGTAGACGTGCGGCGACGACTCGATCATCTCGAGGTACACGGCGACCATGGCGCGCACCGCCTCGCGCGGGGTCGAGACGTGGTGCAGGACGGCCTCGAGCGCGTCGCGGATCTGGCGGACGACGAGCTCGGCGACGGCGATCTGCAGCCCGGTCTTGTCGGTGAAGTACCGGTAGACGATCGACTTGGACGTGCCGGCGGCCGCCGCGATCTCCTCCATGGACACGTCCGGCCCGTGGTGGTGGACGGTGCGGCGCGCGACGCGCACGAACTCGGCGCGGCGGGCCTCGCGGTGGTCCGCCCAGCGCGTGGAGCGACCGTCGACGGACGTGGCGTCGGGCAGCGCCGACGGGGGCGAGGGCGCGGCGGACGGGACGCGCCGCCCGGGCACGTCGTCGCCTGCTCGCTGCGGGGAGGTCGTCGTCGACGTTCCCGGAGTGATCTGACTCACGCAACCGAAGGTATCAGGTACTGTGGGTCTCGGACATCAATTCCGGGACGTTCGTCCCTCGCCACGAGGCGACGACGTCCACCCCGTCATCGACGCCGATGCCAAGAGGGAGCGCCCACATGGCCACCCGCACGCCGAGCACCTCCCCGTCCACGCCCGCCGCGCCGGACGCCCCGCGCCGCGCCTACGTCCTCGGGGGCAACCGCATCCCCTTCGCCCGCGCGGGCGGCAAGTACGCCCAGGCGAGCAACCAGGACATGCTCACCGCCGCCCTCGACGGGCTCGTCGCCCGCTACGGCCTGCAGGGCGAGACGATCGGCGAGGTCGCCGCCGGTGCCGTGCTCAAGCACAGCCGCGACTTCAACCTCACGCGCGAGGCCGTCCTCGGCTCCGCGCTCGCCGCGACCACCCCGGCGTACGACGTGCAGCAGGCCTGCGCGACCGGCCTGGAGACGGTGGTGTCGCTGAGCAACAAGATCCGCCTCGGGCAGCTCGAGTCCGCGATCGCCGGCGGCGTCGACACGACGTCCGACGCCCCGATCGCCGTCAGCGACCGGCTGCGCCGGATCCTGCTCGACCTCTCGCACGCCAGGACCCCGCAGCAGCGCCTGAAGGCGATCGCCCGGCTGCGCCCGAAGGACCTCGCACCGGCCACGCCGCGCACGTCCGAGCCGCGCACGCACCTGTCGATGGGCGAGCACCAGGCCCTGACCACCGCGCAGTGGGGCATCACGCGCGAGGCGCAGGACGAGGTCGCGCTGCGCAGCCACCAGCGTCTGGCCGCCGCGTACGACGCCGGGTTCTTCGACGACCTCGTCACGCCGTACCGCGGCCTGACGCGCGACGCGAACCTGCGCGCCGACACGTCGCTCGAGAAGCTCGCGAAGCTGAAGCCGACGTTCGGGCTCGGCCTGGACACCGAGGCGACGATGACGGCCGGCAACTCCACGCCGCTCACCGACGGCGCGTCGACCGTGCTGCTCGGCTCCGCCGAGTGGGCCGCCGCGCACGACCTCACGCCGCTGGCCGCCGTCGTCGACGCCGAGGCCGCCGCCGTCGACTTCGTCCACGGTGTCGACGGCCTGCTCATGGCCCCCGCCTTCGCGGTCCCCCGGCTGCTCGCGCGCCACGGCCTGACGCTCGACGACCTCGACTACGTCGAGATCCACGAGGCGTTCGCGTCCACCGTGCTCACGACGCTCGCCGCGTGGGAGTCCGAGGAGTTCGGGCGTGAGCGTCTGGGCCTGGACGGTGCGTTCGGCACGGTCGACCCGGCGCGCCTCAACGTGCACGGGTCGTCGCTCGCGGCGGGCCACCCGTTCGCCGCGACGGGCGGGCGCATCATCGCGACCATCGCCAAGGAACTGCACGCGCGCCGCAGCGCGCAGGTCGCCGCGGGCAGCGACGCGCCCGTCCGCGCCCTGGTCTCCATCTGCGCCGCCGGCGGCCTCGGCCTGACGGCCCTCCTCGAAGCCGCCTGACCCCTCCCTCTCCCGCCGAGAGGTCGATCCAGCCCCGAGACGACGCAGGAGTCGCGATGTCCGACCGTTACCTCGAGCTCGTCAACAGCGGGCTCACGCAGAAGCTCGCCAAGCAGCTCGGCCTGCCGCGCCCGGCCGTGCTGCGCCGGTACCGTCCCGGGCAGCCGCTGCTCGACGGCCCCGCGCTCGTGCTGGGCTCCGGTCCCGACGCGGACGCGGTGGCCACGCTGCTGTCGTCCCCCGCGGGAGGCCCGACGCCCACCGGTGACGCGCCCGCCGTGCTCGACGGCTGGGACGTCGAGGTGCACCGCCACCCGTCCCCCGACGCGCGCTACGCCGCCGTGGTCCTCGTCCTCACGGGCGTCGAGCACCCCGACGACCTCACCGCCCCGGTGCTTGTCGCGGCCTCGACCCTCAGGACCCTGCGCCGGGGCGCCCGCGTCGTCACCGTGTCGCGCCCCGCGCTCGACTCCGACGCCCCCGCGGTCGCCGCGGCCCGGCAGGGCGTCGACGGCTTCCTGCGCTCGCTGGCCAAGGAGCTGCGCAACGGCGCGACCGGCAACGGCGTGGTCGTCGCGCAGGACGTGCCGGTCACCGCGCCGAGCGTCGTCGCGGCGCTGCGGTTCTTCCTGTCGGCGCGCTCCGCGTTCGTCGACGGGCAGCTGCTCGAGGTCGACTCCGACGCCGGCGAGCTGCCCCGCGACTGGGAGAAGCCCCTGGCCGGCAAGGTCGCGGTCGTCACCGGCGCCGCCCGCGGCATCGGCGCCGCGATCGCCGACGTCCTGGCGCGCGACGGCGCGACCGTCGTGGCCGTCGACGTCCCCGCCGCCGGCGAGCAGCTCGCACAGGTCGCCAACCGCGTGCGCGGCACGGCCCTGCAGCTCGACGTCACCGCCGCCGACGCGGGCGAGCGGATCCTCGAGCACGCCACGGCGCGGCACGGACGCCTCGACATCGTCGTCCACAACGCCGGCATCACGCGCGACAAGCTGCTCGCCAACATGTCGGACGACAAGTGGGCGTCGGTCCTCGCGGTGAACATCGCGTCGCAGCTGCGCATCAACGAGACCCTGCTGACGTCCGGTGACTTCTCCGACGCGCCGCGCATCGTGTCGCTCGCGTCGACGTCCGGCATCGCGGGCAACCGCGGCCAGACCAACTACGCGACGTCCAAGGGCGGCGTCATCGGCATGGTGCGGGCCACCGCGCCGCTGCTCGCGCCGTTCGGTGGCACCGCCAACGCGGTCGCGCCCGGCTTCATCGAGACCGAGATGACCGCCCGCATCCCCGCCGTGACGCGGCAGCTGGCGCGACGCCTGAACTCGCTGCAGCAGGGCGGGCAGCCGGTCGACGTCGCCGAGGCGATCGCGTTCCTCGCGTCGCCGGCGGCCGGCGGGATCCTGGGACGCACGCTGCGGGTCTGCGGGCAGAACCTGGTGGGCCGGTGACGACGCCGGCGCCGGCGCACCAGGTCGCGCTGCCGCGCGTGCCCGGGCTCGGTGGGCTGTACGGGCGCGGGGCCGTGGCGTCGGCGCGGCTGGCCGTGCGCGGCGGGGTGCGCCCGACGTCACGCGCGCTGCCGGACGTCACGTACGTGGTCGACGACGTGCACGCGGACGCCGACCACCTCACGGCCTACCAGCGCCTGCTGCACGAGCCCGCGACGGACGCGCTGCCCGCCGGGTACGTGCACGTGCTGGGCTTCCCGGTCGCGATGGCGCTCATGGTCCGTCCGGACTTCCCGCTGCCGCTGCTCGGCATGGTGCACCTCGCCAACCGGGTCGAGCAGCGCCGCCCCCTGGCGCTCGGTGACCGGTTGCGGGTGCGCGCGTGGGCGCGGGACCTGCGCCCGCACCGCTCGGGCACGCAGGTCGACCTCGTCACCGAGGTCGCCGAGGGCGGTGACGTCGCGTGGCTCGGCGTCTCGACCTACCTCGCCAAGGGCGTCCGCGTGCCGGACGCGCCGCGCGACGAGTCCCCGCGGCCCGAGTTCACGCCGCCCGTGCGCACCGGGCGCTGGGAGCTGCCGGCCGACGTCGGCCGGCGCTACGCCGCCGTCTCCGGGGACCGCAACCCGATCCACCTGTCCCCCGTGACCGCCCGCGTACTGGGCTTCCCGCGGGCCATCGCGCACGGCATGTACACGGCGTCGCGCGCGCTGGCCGACGTCGGCGCCGCCCGCGGCGACGCGTTCACGTGGTCCGTCGAGTTCGCGGCACCGGTGCTGCTGCCGGCGACCCCGGACGTGCGCGTGGCGCGCGAGGGCGACGGCCACGCGTTCACGGTCTGGCACCCCCGCTCGGGCCGCCTCCACCTCACGGGCGAGGTCACCCCGCTGAACGCCTGACCGGTGCTGGATCGCTCTCTCGCCAGGTGATGAGAGAGCGACCCAGCACCGTGGCGAGAGAGCAGTGCAGCACCCCAGCCCCCCAGCCCACACACACACACACCTCTGCCGCGCCAAGCCGATCCGGTCACCCCACCCTCCACCGCCGACACGTCGATCGAGCCCCGCCGTGTCGGTGGGGCGTGGCAGGCTCGGGCCATGCTGAGCGGCGACGCCTACGACCTCGAGCCGGACGCGGACCTCGACGGCTTCACGTTCCGCGGCCTCGACCTCTCCGGGCGTGACGCCACCCGGGCGCGGTTCCTCGAGTGCGCGGTCGACGACTGCGACCTCGAGGGCGTCACGCTCGACGGCGCCCGGCTCCTCGACACCACGTGGCGGGCCGTGCGGGCCGGCGCGGTCGCGGCCCCGTCGTCGACGTGGCGCGACGTGACCCTGACCGACGTGCGCATCGGCGCACTGTCCGCGTTCGGCTCGACGTGGACGCGCGCGACCGTGACCGGCGGCAAGATCGACTACCTCGACCTGCGCGAGTCCACGGTCGAGGAGCTGCGGCTGGAGGGCGTCACGCTCGGCGACCTCGACCTCAGCCACGCGCGCGTGCGCCGGCTCGTTGTCGTCGACTGCGACGTCCGCCGCCTCGACACCACGGCCGCGCGCCTCGCGGAGTGCGACCTGCGCGGCGCGCGGCTGCGTGCGGTCGAGGGGGTCGGCGGGCTCGGCGGCGCGCGGGTCACGTCCGACCAGCTGCTCGACCTCGCGCCGCTGCTCGCGCGTCACGTCGGGCTCGTCGTCGAGGACTGACGACCTCAGCTCGGCCCGGTCGCCGCGAGCCGCTCCTCGAGCCGGCCGCGGGCGCCGGGCCACTCGTCGGCGAGGATCGAGAAGTACAGCGAGTCCTGCCGCGTGCCGTCGGCCGCGACGCGGTGCCCGCGCAGACGGCCCTCGGGCTGGGCACCGAGCTTGGTGACGGCCGCGATCGAGCGGGCGTTCCGGGCCTCGACGCGGTATGCGACGCGCGCGACGCCCCACGTCCCGAAGGCGTGCGTCATGAGCAGCAGTTTGCACGCCGGGTTCACGTGGGTGCCCCAGACCCGCGGGTCGTAGTACGTGTGCCCGATCTCGAGCCGGCCCATGCGCAGGTCGACGTCGTAGAAGGACGTCGACCCGACGCACTCGCCGTCGGCGAGCACCGCGAACGCGTACCGCGCAGGTGTCGCGAGGGCGGACTCCACGACCTCCCGGACGTCGTCCACGCCGCGCGGGGTGGGCGACGTCATGCCGGCCCACACGCGCTCGTCGACGAACCCCGCGAGCGCGTCCGCGTGCTCGAGCGCGAGCGGGACGAGCCGGACACCATGACCTTCGAGCGTGATCTCGTGCAGCACCCGCGCATCCTCCCCTGCGGCTGTCCGCCCGCGCCTCCTCATTACGGACGGTCACGCCGAGCGCGGCACACGATCACCGAGCGCGGCACCAACGAGTACCGCGCTCGACGAACGGGTACCGCGCTCGACGGGCGGGCGGCGCGCGCCTCGGCCCGAGCGGCGTCAGTCGTCGAGGGCCGGGCCGCAGGCCGCGGCCGCCGTGGCCGCGAGGTGGTCCAGGCCCTCGACCTCGATCAGCGGGCGCGTGTCGTCCACGACGGACCAGCAGCCGTCGACGACCTCGTACTCCGCCTGCGCGCCGCGGCGCAGCAACGTGGCCAGCGCGTCGACGAGGCGGTCGACGTGCTCGGACGTGGTCCCGACGCCGACCGACGCGCGCACCGCGCCGTGCGTCGCACCGAGGTGCGCGAGCAGCGGGTGCGCGCAGAACCGGCCGTCGC contains these protein-coding regions:
- a CDS encoding TetR family transcriptional regulator, with protein sequence MSQITPGTSTTTSPQRAGDDVPGRRVPSAAPSPPSALPDATSVDGRSTRWADHREARRAEFVRVARRTVHHHGPDVSMEEIAAAAGTSKSIVYRYFTDKTGLQIAVAELVVRQIRDALEAVLHHVSTPREAVRAMVAVYLEMIESSPHVYAFVTRDGSVESGGPLGHFLDAVTALVAAPFARALTEEAADDEEQRAAALADAWGAGAVGFVRGAGEWWLAHRGEPGTPDRETLTAQVAAWLWAGPVGLLAREHPRSTTTPTTAPAHPAAQHPTGGDEAAPTPREQR
- a CDS encoding 3-oxoacyl-ACP reductase, whose protein sequence is MSDRYLELVNSGLTQKLAKQLGLPRPAVLRRYRPGQPLLDGPALVLGSGPDADAVATLLSSPAGGPTPTGDAPAVLDGWDVEVHRHPSPDARYAAVVLVLTGVEHPDDLTAPVLVAASTLRTLRRGARVVTVSRPALDSDAPAVAAARQGVDGFLRSLAKELRNGATGNGVVVAQDVPVTAPSVVAALRFFLSARSAFVDGQLLEVDSDAGELPRDWEKPLAGKVAVVTGAARGIGAAIADVLARDGATVVAVDVPAAGEQLAQVANRVRGTALQLDVTAADAGERILEHATARHGRLDIVVHNAGITRDKLLANMSDDKWASVLAVNIASQLRINETLLTSGDFSDAPRIVSLASTSGIAGNRGQTNYATSKGGVIGMVRATAPLLAPFGGTANAVAPGFIETEMTARIPAVTRQLARRLNSLQQGGQPVDVAEAIAFLASPAAGGILGRTLRVCGQNLVGR
- a CDS encoding pentapeptide repeat-containing protein; translated protein: MLSGDAYDLEPDADLDGFTFRGLDLSGRDATRARFLECAVDDCDLEGVTLDGARLLDTTWRAVRAGAVAAPSSTWRDVTLTDVRIGALSAFGSTWTRATVTGGKIDYLDLRESTVEELRLEGVTLGDLDLSHARVRRLVVVDCDVRRLDTTAARLAECDLRGARLRAVEGVGGLGGARVTSDQLLDLAPLLARHVGLVVED
- a CDS encoding acetyl-CoA C-acetyltransferase produces the protein MATRTPSTSPSTPAAPDAPRRAYVLGGNRIPFARAGGKYAQASNQDMLTAALDGLVARYGLQGETIGEVAAGAVLKHSRDFNLTREAVLGSALAATTPAYDVQQACATGLETVVSLSNKIRLGQLESAIAGGVDTTSDAPIAVSDRLRRILLDLSHARTPQQRLKAIARLRPKDLAPATPRTSEPRTHLSMGEHQALTTAQWGITREAQDEVALRSHQRLAAAYDAGFFDDLVTPYRGLTRDANLRADTSLEKLAKLKPTFGLGLDTEATMTAGNSTPLTDGASTVLLGSAEWAAAHDLTPLAAVVDAEAAAVDFVHGVDGLLMAPAFAVPRLLARHGLTLDDLDYVEIHEAFASTVLTTLAAWESEEFGRERLGLDGAFGTVDPARLNVHGSSLAAGHPFAATGGRIIATIAKELHARRSAQVAAGSDAPVRALVSICAAGGLGLTALLEAA
- a CDS encoding MaoC/PaaZ C-terminal domain-containing protein, with product MTTPAPAHQVALPRVPGLGGLYGRGAVASARLAVRGGVRPTSRALPDVTYVVDDVHADADHLTAYQRLLHEPATDALPAGYVHVLGFPVAMALMVRPDFPLPLLGMVHLANRVEQRRPLALGDRLRVRAWARDLRPHRSGTQVDLVTEVAEGGDVAWLGVSTYLAKGVRVPDAPRDESPRPEFTPPVRTGRWELPADVGRRYAAVSGDRNPIHLSPVTARVLGFPRAIAHGMYTASRALADVGAARGDAFTWSVEFAAPVLLPATPDVRVAREGDGHAFTVWHPRSGRLHLTGEVTPLNA
- a CDS encoding GNAT family N-acetyltransferase, which gives rise to MLHEITLEGHGVRLVPLALEHADALAGFVDERVWAGMTSPTPRGVDDVREVVESALATPARYAFAVLADGECVGSTSFYDVDLRMGRLEIGHTYYDPRVWGTHVNPACKLLLMTHAFGTWGVARVAYRVEARNARSIAAVTKLGAQPEGRLRGHRVAADGTRQDSLYFSILADEWPGARGRLEERLAATGPS
- a CDS encoding acyl-CoA dehydrogenase, coding for MTTTTDRPTVPPTDAAAAPRVDVAALEEMLLGTYAQLRREARAITADPDFQKIEGLPMAEHRERVLQQLRRLVSEHEVLRSFPAHLGGADDHGGSLAKFEELVAGDPSLQIKAGVQWGLFASAILHLGTQHHHDTLLADAMHLRVPGAFAMTEAGHGSDVASIGTTAEYDPASEEFVLHTPFRAAWKDYLGNAAVHGTAAVVFAQLITAAPGGPRVNHGVHAFYVPLRDPATMEFLPGIGGEDDGVKGGLNGIDNGRLHFTHVRVPRTNLLNRYGDVAPDGTYSSPIKSPGRRFFTMLGTLVQGRVSLDGAAANASKIALAIAVTYANQRRQFAGGTGDEVVLLDYGQHQRRLLPLLADAYATSFAHEELLAAFDEVFSGRGDTPEQREDLETLAAALKPTSTWNALRTIQECREACGGAGFMAENRLTGLHADLDVYATFEGDNTVLYQLVAKRLLGDYAKSLKALQSDRGDLARFVVDRVTDVAMHRTPLVRAVQTLGDRGDARRSVGQLRDTDTQRELLTDRVETMVAQVAQALAPARKMAPEKAAELFNAHQHELIEAARAHAERVQWEAFTRAVERVEDPGTRQVLTWVRDLFGLTLVERNLAWYLVNGRLSAGRARAVTSYIERLLVRLRPHAQDLVDAFGYGPEHLRAPIASGQERQRQDEARAYYRGQRASGDAPIPEKHVSA